In 'Nostoc azollae' 0708, the following are encoded in one genomic region:
- a CDS encoding photosystem II protein Y — protein sequence MDIDTRVIIVLAPLAIAAGWAAFNIGAAAIRQVQNFLNKEA from the coding sequence ATGGACATTGATACCCGTGTAATCATCGTTTTAGCACCACTAGCCATTGCTGCTGGTTGGGCTGCTTTTAACATCGGCGCTGCTGCTATTAGACAAGTACAAAACTTTTTGAACAAGGAAGCTTAA